The following are from one region of the Lacinutrix sp. Bg11-31 genome:
- a CDS encoding hydrogen peroxide-inducible genes activator, with protein sequence MTITQLTYVLAVAEHQNFTRAAQKCFVTQPTLSMQIQKLEDQLNILIFDRSKKPIELTDVGRKIVNQAKNIVNESNRIQDIVDQQKGFIGGEFKLGIIPTVMPTLLPMFLKTFIKKYPKVKLKIEELTTEEIITRINDGHLDAAIAATPLENDSIKERVLYFEPFMAYIPQGHRLSSKKTISTEDLDIEDMLLLEDGHCFRDGVINLCRVFKDQNDESFQLESGSIETLIKLSNEGLGMTLLPYLHTLDINEKTRNNLKEFNAPSPAREVSIIYHKSELKMQIIEALQDVISGIIRGAIAFQNVQIISPLPK encoded by the coding sequence ATGACAATCACTCAATTAACATATGTTCTTGCTGTAGCAGAACACCAAAATTTTACTAGAGCAGCACAAAAATGTTTTGTAACGCAGCCAACATTAAGTATGCAAATTCAGAAATTAGAAGATCAATTAAATATTTTAATTTTCGATAGAAGTAAAAAACCAATTGAATTAACAGATGTTGGTAGAAAAATAGTTAACCAAGCAAAAAACATAGTAAACGAATCTAACAGAATACAAGATATTGTAGACCAACAAAAAGGGTTTATTGGAGGTGAGTTTAAATTAGGAATAATTCCAACAGTAATGCCAACATTACTGCCAATGTTTTTAAAAACCTTTATTAAAAAGTATCCTAAAGTAAAACTTAAAATTGAAGAGCTTACTACTGAAGAAATTATAACCAGAATTAACGATGGACACTTAGATGCTGCTATTGCAGCTACACCTTTAGAAAACGATTCGATAAAAGAACGTGTTCTCTATTTCGAGCCTTTTATGGCATATATTCCTCAAGGACATCGTTTAAGCAGTAAAAAAACAATAAGCACAGAAGATTTAGACATTGAAGACATGCTCTTACTTGAAGATGGGCATTGTTTTAGAGATGGTGTCATTAATTTATGTCGCGTATTTAAAGACCAGAACGATGAGAGTTTTCAATTAGAGAGCGGAAGCATAGAAACATTAATAAAACTCTCTAACGAAGGCTTAGGCATGACCTTACTACCATATCTACATACATTAGATATTAATGAGAAAACAAGAAACAACTTAAAAGAATTTAATGCGCCTTCTCCTGCTCGAGAAGTGAGTATTATCTACCATAAAAGCGAATTGAAAATGCAGATTATTGAAGCTTTACAAGATGTTATTTCTGGGATTATTAGAGGAGCAATTGCGTTTCAAAATGTTCAAATAATAAGTCCGTTACCAAAATAG
- a CDS encoding Dps family protein — protein MALNSLGLDTNKTKEIAEDLNNLLANFQTYYQNLRGIHWNIKGKNFFDLHVKFEELYTDANMKVDLLAERVLTLGETPLHTFDDYIKKAKVPVGKNISKDNDAVHLIVTSLAELLNLERQILDKAGDARDEGTNSMMSDLITEQEKTIWMMNAWLGESI, from the coding sequence ATGGCATTAAATAGTTTAGGATTAGACACAAATAAGACTAAGGAAATCGCTGAAGATTTAAATAATTTATTAGCAAATTTTCAAACGTATTACCAAAACTTAAGAGGAATACATTGGAATATAAAGGGAAAGAATTTTTTCGACTTGCATGTAAAGTTCGAAGAATTATATACAGATGCTAACATGAAAGTTGATTTGTTAGCAGAGCGTGTACTTACTTTAGGAGAGACACCTTTACACACTTTCGATGATTATATTAAAAAAGCAAAAGTGCCTGTTGGAAAAAATATTTCAAAAGATAACGATGCGGTACATTTAATTGTAACTTCTTTAGCTGAATTATTAAATTTAGAAAGACAAATTCTTGATAAGGCAGGAGACGCTAGAGATGAAGGAACTAATTCTATGATGAGCGATTTAATTACAGAGCAAGAAAAAACTATTTGGATGATGAATGCTTGGTTAGGAGAAAGTATATAA